A single genomic interval of Campylobacter anatolicus harbors:
- the lptB gene encoding LPS export ABC transporter ATP-binding protein, whose protein sequence is MHKLEVVNLTKTIKKTQIIKGISLEVKSGEIVGLLGPNGAGKTTTFYMICGLISPSSGAVMLDGADVTNVALHRRAKMGIGYLPQESSIFKELSVEENLLLGAEILYKDEQECAKKVDEMLNLLNIEPIRLRKGVSLSGGERRRCEIARSLMITPKFLLLDEPFAGVDPIAVSDIQSIVRDLKNLGIGVLITDHNVRETLAICDRAYVIKDGSLLASGGAKDVANDKNVRTYYLGEEFRLLE, encoded by the coding sequence GTGCATAAATTAGAAGTTGTAAATTTAACAAAAACGATAAAAAAAACGCAGATAATCAAAGGAATTTCGCTTGAGGTCAAGAGTGGCGAGATCGTAGGACTTTTGGGTCCAAACGGGGCTGGAAAGACAACTACATTTTATATGATATGCGGGCTTATAAGCCCTAGTAGTGGAGCTGTTATGCTTGATGGGGCTGATGTTACAAATGTCGCTTTGCATCGTCGTGCAAAAATGGGAATTGGCTATCTGCCACAAGAATCAAGTATATTTAAAGAGTTAAGCGTAGAAGAAAATCTACTTTTAGGTGCTGAAATATTATACAAAGATGAACAAGAGTGTGCTAAAAAAGTTGATGAGATGTTAAATTTATTAAACATTGAGCCGATCCGTTTGCGAAAGGGTGTGAGTCTAAGTGGTGGTGAGCGTAGGCGTTGTGAGATAGCTAGGAGTCTTATGATAACGCCTAAGTTTTTGTTGCTTGATGAGCCATTTGCTGGAGTCGATCCTATAGCGGTTAGTGATATACAAAGTATCGTCCGTGATCTTAAAAATTTAGGCATAGGAGTGCTAATAACCGATCACAACGTGCGTGAGACGTTAGCTATCTGTGACAGAGCATATGTCATAAAAGATGGCTCGTTACTAGCAAGTGGTGGAGCAAAAGATGTTGCAAATGACAAAAATGTCCGCACTTACTATCTTGGTGAAGAATTCCGTCTTCTTGAGTAA
- the tsaE gene encoding tRNA (adenosine(37)-N6)-threonylcarbamoyltransferase complex ATPase subunit type 1 TsaE, which translates to MRDKFILGLNELDRLVAVLPKQGVVLFRGDLASGKTTLIKAIAKAYGVQSNVTSPTFSVMQSYVGDIQIYHYDIYQNGLAGIIKNGLFENLMEDGLHLVEWGDNELENMLKRYGIEYCVVSIKTQENRREYEVYSA; encoded by the coding sequence ATGAGAGATAAATTTATTTTAGGATTAAACGAGCTTGATAGGCTAGTGGCTGTGTTACCAAAGCAGGGTGTGGTGCTATTTCGTGGTGATCTTGCAAGTGGTAAAACCACTCTTATTAAAGCTATTGCTAAGGCTTATGGAGTGCAAAGTAATGTAACATCACCGACATTTTCAGTTATGCAAAGCTACGTTGGAGATATACAAATTTATCACTACGATATCTATCAAAATGGCTTAGCGGGGATAATAAAAAATGGACTTTTTGAAAATTTAATGGAAGATGGATTGCACCTTGTAGAATGGGGCGATAATGAGCTTGAAAATATGCTTAAACGTTACGGCATAGAGTATTGCGTAGTGAGTATAAAAACGCAAGAAAATAGACGAGAATATGAGGTTTATAGTGCATAA
- a CDS encoding RNA-binding S4 domain-containing protein yields the protein MRVDKFLNVVNITKRRSVSEDMCRSGVVSINDVVVKAAKDVKVNDVITIKFLTREAKYQVLAIPTTKSIPKSAQNEYIKEL from the coding sequence ATGAGAGTAGATAAATTTTTAAATGTAGTAAATATTACTAAGCGACGTTCAGTCAGTGAGGATATGTGTAGAAGTGGAGTTGTAAGCATCAACGACGTTGTAGTAAAGGCCGCAAAGGATGTAAAAGTCAACGATGTAATAACGATAAAATTTCTCACTCGTGAGGCAAAATATCAAGTTTTAGCTATTCCGACGACAAAAAGCATACCAAAATCGGCACAAAATGAGTATATCAAAGAGCTATGA
- a CDS encoding argininosuccinate synthase: MRKDVKKVVLAYSGGLDTSIILKWLQDEYKCEVVTFTADIGQGEELEPARKKALALGIKPENIFIEDLREEFVRDFVFPMFRANALYEGEYLLGTSIARPLIAKRQSEIARLTGADGVSHGATGKGNDQVRFELGYYALGDDLTIIAPWREWDLNSREKLLAYAEKNGIDISKKPGKSPYSMDANLLHISYEGLVLENPANAPEKDMWRWTVDPKDAPNESEIIEIGYENGDPVSINGKKLSPAKLLTELNRLGAKHGIGRLDLAENRSVGMKSRGCYETPGGSIMLKAHRAIESITLDRGAAHLKDEIMPKYAELIYNGYWFSPERVMLQALIDESQKHVNGTVKIELYKGNVIILSRDSKTDNLFNEAFSTFEEDTVFDQKDANGFIKLNALRFIIARKNGRKF, from the coding sequence ATGAGAAAAGATGTAAAAAAAGTAGTTCTAGCCTACTCTGGTGGACTTGATACAAGCATCATTTTAAAATGGTTACAAGATGAGTATAAGTGCGAAGTTGTGACATTTACCGCCGACATCGGTCAAGGCGAGGAGCTAGAACCAGCTCGCAAAAAAGCCCTAGCACTTGGCATAAAACCTGAAAATATTTTTATAGAAGACTTGCGTGAAGAATTTGTCCGTGATTTTGTATTTCCAATGTTTCGTGCAAACGCACTTTACGAGGGCGAATACCTACTAGGCACATCTATCGCACGTCCGCTTATAGCCAAACGTCAAAGCGAGATAGCAAGGCTAACAGGAGCTGATGGCGTGAGTCACGGCGCCACTGGCAAGGGTAATGACCAAGTCCGCTTTGAACTAGGTTATTACGCACTTGGCGATGATCTAACCATAATCGCTCCTTGGCGTGAGTGGGACTTAAACAGTCGCGAAAAACTACTCGCATATGCTGAGAAAAATGGCATTGATATCAGCAAAAAACCTGGTAAAAGTCCATACTCAATGGATGCAAACTTGCTTCACATTAGCTATGAGGGCTTAGTGCTTGAAAACCCGGCAAACGCACCTGAAAAAGATATGTGGCGTTGGACGGTCGATCCAAAAGATGCACCAAATGAGAGTGAGATCATTGAGATCGGCTACGAAAATGGTGATCCGGTAAGCATAAACGGCAAAAAATTAAGTCCAGCCAAGCTATTAACCGAGCTAAACCGCCTAGGTGCGAAGCATGGTATCGGTCGCCTTGACTTGGCTGAAAACCGCTCAGTTGGCATGAAAAGCAGAGGTTGTTACGAAACTCCTGGTGGCTCAATAATGCTAAAAGCACACCGAGCAATAGAGAGTATAACACTTGATCGTGGTGCGGCTCACTTAAAAGATGAAATTATGCCAAAATATGCAGAGCTGATTTACAACGGTTATTGGTTCTCGCCCGAGCGTGTTATGTTGCAAGCCTTGATAGACGAGAGTCAAAAACACGTAAATGGTACAGTAAAGATTGAGCTATACAAGGGTAATGTTATCATTTTAAGTCGTGATAGCAAAACTGATAACTTATTTAACGAAGCGTTTAGCACTTTTGAAGAGGATACGGTGTTTGATCAAAAAGATGCAAATGGTTTCATTAAGTTAAATGCATTGAGATTTATTATTGCACGCAAAAATGGTAGAAAATTTTAA
- the rplI gene encoding 50S ribosomal protein L9 codes for MKVLLIKDVKSLGKAGEIKEVKDGYGNNFLIGKGLAKAATPDVIRQYEAAQRRKAEELSYELANLEKLKDELGKVVVVVKKQLGANGALFGAVSKEEIATELEKTHHLIVDKKAIEIEHNHLKAVGIYDVSIKLGHAVNATLKVEVVGE; via the coding sequence ATGAAAGTATTACTAATAAAAGATGTAAAATCACTAGGAAAAGCTGGTGAGATAAAAGAGGTAAAAGACGGCTATGGCAATAACTTTTTAATAGGCAAAGGTCTTGCAAAAGCTGCAACACCTGATGTTATAAGACAGTACGAAGCAGCTCAAAGACGCAAAGCCGAAGAGCTAAGCTATGAACTTGCGAATTTAGAAAAGCTAAAAGATGAGCTTGGCAAAGTAGTCGTTGTAGTTAAAAAACAGCTTGGTGCAAATGGTGCTTTATTTGGTGCGGTTTCAAAAGAGGAGATAGCTACAGAATTAGAAAAAACCCACCATTTAATCGTAGATAAAAAAGCTATTGAGATAGAGCACAATCACCTAAAAGCAGTTGGAATTTATGACGTTAGCATAAAGCTCGGACATGCTGTAAATGCTACACTAAAAGTTGAAGTTGTAGGTGAGTAA
- the hslV gene encoding ATP-dependent protease subunit HslV, which yields MFHATTILAYKGAHKSVIGGDGQVSFGNTILKGNAVKIRKVGDGNVLAGFAGSTADAFNLFDMFETQLQNTKGDLLKAVINFSKEWRKDKYLRKLEAMMLVLNREKIFLLSGTGDVVEPEDGKIAAIGSGGNYALSAARALDKFANMDEEELVKQSLNIAGEICIYTNTNIKTYVIEDEK from the coding sequence ATGTTTCACGCAACGACTATTTTAGCCTATAAAGGGGCACATAAATCAGTAATTGGCGGGGACGGACAGGTTAGCTTTGGCAATACTATATTAAAGGGCAATGCTGTAAAAATTCGCAAAGTCGGAGACGGCAATGTTTTGGCTGGTTTTGCTGGTAGCACCGCCGATGCATTTAACCTTTTTGATATGTTTGAAACACAACTTCAAAATACTAAAGGCGATCTACTAAAAGCTGTTATAAATTTTAGCAAAGAGTGGCGAAAAGATAAATATCTACGTAAGCTTGAAGCGATGATGTTAGTGTTAAATCGTGAGAAAATTTTCTTACTAAGTGGAACTGGCGATGTTGTAGAGCCAGAAGATGGCAAGATAGCAGCGATTGGTAGTGGCGGTAACTATGCACTTTCAGCAGCACGTGCTTTGGATAAATTTGCCAATATGGATGAAGAGGAGCTGGTAAAGCAGAGTCTAAATATCGCAGGTGAAATCTGCATATATACAAATACAAATATAAAAACTTATGTAATTGAGGATGAAAAATAA
- the hslU gene encoding HslU--HslV peptidase ATPase subunit → MNMTPKQIVEFLDDYVIGQKEAKKIIAIALRNRYRRMQLSKAMQDDIMPKNILMIGSTGVGKTEIARRLSKMMGLPFVKIEASKYTEVGFVGRDVESMVRDLAMAAFNLVKSEQIEKNQDKIDAYIEDKIIKKLLPPLPKGASDEKMAEYERSYEKMVSKLRNGDLDDLSIEIEVQQNALEAGSNVPPDMAQMQESFIKIIGITNKAVKKELKVKDAKKALESEANDKILDLEHVKAEALRRAENEGIIFIDEIDKVAVSSGNGGRQDPSKEGVQRDLLPIVEGSSVSTKFGNLKTDHILFIAAGAFHVSKPSDLIPELQGRFPLRVELNSLDEDALYQILTQPKNSLLKQYIALLGAENVSLEFSDESIREIAKIAQSANEKMEDIGARRLHTVIERVIEDISFEASERSGESIIISKELVSEKLSDVVENQDLARYIL, encoded by the coding sequence ATGAATATGACACCAAAACAGATCGTTGAATTTCTTGATGATTATGTTATCGGTCAAAAAGAGGCAAAAAAGATAATAGCAATTGCACTTCGCAATCGCTACCGCAGAATGCAACTAAGCAAAGCTATGCAAGATGACATAATGCCTAAAAATATCTTGATGATAGGCTCAACTGGTGTAGGTAAAACAGAGATCGCAAGACGACTTTCAAAGATGATGGGACTACCATTTGTAAAAATAGAGGCGAGCAAATATACTGAAGTTGGCTTTGTTGGGCGTGATGTTGAGAGTATGGTAAGAGACCTTGCAATGGCAGCGTTTAATCTAGTAAAATCAGAGCAGATAGAAAAAAACCAGGATAAAATAGACGCATACATAGAAGATAAAATCATCAAAAAATTACTTCCGCCTCTTCCAAAGGGTGCGAGTGATGAGAAGATGGCTGAGTATGAAAGAAGCTATGAAAAAATGGTGTCAAAACTAAGAAATGGCGATCTAGATGACCTTAGTATTGAGATAGAAGTGCAACAAAATGCATTAGAAGCCGGCTCAAATGTTCCGCCAGATATGGCACAAATGCAAGAGAGCTTTATAAAGATAATAGGCATAACAAATAAAGCTGTTAAAAAAGAATTAAAAGTAAAAGATGCTAAAAAAGCTCTTGAGAGCGAGGCTAATGATAAAATTTTAGACTTAGAACATGTTAAAGCCGAAGCACTTCGTAGGGCTGAAAACGAAGGTATTATTTTCATTGACGAGATAGATAAGGTCGCAGTTAGCTCTGGTAATGGAGGTCGTCAAGATCCTAGTAAGGAAGGCGTTCAAAGAGATTTGTTGCCTATCGTTGAAGGCTCAAGTGTATCAACTAAATTTGGAAATCTAAAGACTGATCATATCTTGTTTATCGCAGCTGGTGCATTTCACGTAAGTAAACCAAGCGACTTAATCCCAGAGCTACAAGGACGTTTTCCGCTAAGAGTGGAGCTAAATAGTCTTGATGAAGACGCACTTTATCAAATTTTAACGCAGCCTAAAAACTCGTTACTAAAACAATACATCGCTTTACTCGGAGCTGAAAATGTTAGTCTAGAATTTAGCGATGAGAGTATCCGTGAGATAGCTAAGATTGCTCAAAGTGCAAATGAAAAGATGGAAGACATTGGTGCAAGGAGACTTCACACAGTTATAGAGCGAGTTATAGAAGATATCAGCTTTGAGGCTAGTGAGCGAAGTGGCGAAAGTATAATCATCAGCAAAGAGCTGGTGAGCGAGAAGCTAAGTGATGTCGTTGAAAATCAAGACTTAGCAAGATATATATTATAA
- the era gene encoding GTPase Era, producing the protein MRSGFVSIIGRTNAGKSSLLNALLNEKIAIVSHKQNATRRKINGIVMNGEDQVIFIDTPGLHESNKKLNQLMINEAIKSMGDCDLIIFIASIHDSTENYEKFLSLKPTKPHILVLSKIDEAKNEAVLKKMTQYNKFSDHFVSLVPFSTKQLTYKKPLLDEICKFLPEHPYFYNPEFITTTNEKEIFRDFILEAIYENLSDEIPYSSEVIVDKVIERDNVTNVYATIITERDTHKSMIIGKNGETIKRIGITARKLIAILTQKKIFIKLVVIVKKGWSKNEKTIKNLNNY; encoded by the coding sequence ATGAGATCAGGATTTGTAAGTATTATAGGGCGGACGAATGCAGGCAAAAGCTCTCTTTTAAACGCCTTGCTAAATGAAAAAATCGCTATCGTTTCGCACAAACAAAATGCAACAAGACGCAAGATAAATGGTATAGTGATGAATGGCGAAGATCAAGTTATATTCATAGACACACCAGGGCTTCACGAGAGTAATAAAAAGTTAAATCAGCTAATGATAAATGAGGCGATAAAGTCAATGGGCGATTGCGACCTTATTATATTTATCGCTTCCATTCATGATAGCACCGAAAACTATGAGAAATTCCTAAGTTTAAAGCCGACGAAACCACATATTTTAGTGCTTAGCAAAATTGATGAAGCCAAAAATGAAGCAGTACTAAAAAAAATGACGCAGTATAATAAATTTAGCGATCATTTCGTCTCACTCGTACCATTTAGCACGAAGCAGCTTACATACAAAAAACCACTTTTAGATGAAATCTGTAAATTTTTACCAGAGCATCCATATTTTTACAACCCTGAGTTTATCACTACGACAAACGAAAAGGAGATATTTCGCGACTTTATTTTAGAAGCGATATATGAAAATTTAAGTGATGAGATCCCCTACTCTAGCGAAGTTATAGTTGATAAAGTTATAGAAAGAGATAACGTCACAAACGTATACGCCACCATCATTACCGAACGAGACACACATAAGTCAATGATAATAGGTAAAAACGGAGAAACCATAAAGCGTATCGGCATAACAGCACGAAAACTAATCGCAATTTTAACTCAAAAGAAAATTTTCATAAAACTTGTAGTCATCGTTAAAAAAGGCTGGAGTAAAAATGAAAAAACTATCAAAAATTTAAATAATTATTGA
- a CDS encoding C4-dicarboxylate ABC transporter translates to MLRKRNGNNPIITTDMYELTAYKFSNGSVSLIDAKDSISKQSTFISYLNFKDIATTTIQIPKETSEDDLLDEISQSIYKELELNPQNEYKISYLESFSDTQNRLFNVFIAEHETIIKAYKNISTKIPYIDYLIAAPLLYSVVYKQDLQHTSNDCFVSLSKDDAFICVYSNTKYLCSRPLRYSINYIKDKFIEQSKERISDMSFYEILQNGIKINDDENGYNADLDSILSDFAFAVNNIISIISRIYLIDIDRIFIDSQLGEIKNLDKLMQAKLEIKSENLILNSNRSKTKPNNKHELMALLAKNYKSDFYPEFNFSVMLRPAPFARRKSGKFILTLLCVVALSLAYPIYNYIAGFILQKSAKTLDNGLKDKALRIQNRLNEIASQNAILQEQNKVVLEALAQKQNFITQIYNRKNNYVMKSINIYEISRLINESETQILALSNYDTNITLAVISNDDKKIANLIRLLLNVPKYSVRADKIYFNQTQKNYESNISVAIR, encoded by the coding sequence ATGCTTAGAAAGAGAAATGGTAATAATCCAATCATCACTACCGATATGTATGAGCTTACAGCTTATAAATTTAGCAATGGCAGTGTTAGCTTGATAGACGCTAAAGACTCTATATCAAAGCAAAGCACATTTATCTCTTACTTAAATTTTAAAGATATAGCAACGACGACGATTCAGATACCAAAAGAGACCAGCGAAGATGACCTGCTAGATGAAATCTCGCAAAGTATTTATAAAGAGCTTGAACTAAATCCGCAAAATGAGTACAAGATAAGCTATCTTGAAAGCTTTAGTGATACTCAAAATCGCTTGTTTAATGTATTTATCGCCGAACATGAAACAATAATTAAAGCATATAAAAATATCAGCACAAAGATACCTTACATCGACTATCTCATCGCTGCACCGCTTCTTTATAGCGTTGTATATAAACAAGATTTGCAACATACAAGCAATGACTGCTTTGTAAGCTTATCAAAAGACGATGCCTTTATCTGCGTATATTCAAACACAAAATATCTTTGTTCACGCCCATTAAGATATAGTATTAATTACATAAAAGATAAATTTATCGAACAAAGCAAAGAACGAATAAGCGATATGAGCTTTTATGAAATTTTGCAAAATGGGATAAAAATAAACGATGATGAAAATGGTTATAATGCCGATCTTGACAGTATTTTGAGCGATTTTGCATTTGCTGTAAATAATATAATAAGCATAATTTCTAGAATTTATCTGATAGATATTGACAGAATTTTTATAGATTCTCAGTTAGGCGAGATCAAAAATTTAGATAAGCTAATGCAGGCAAAACTTGAAATAAAGAGTGAAAATTTAATACTAAATTCTAATAGATCAAAAACTAAACCGAACAATAAACACGAACTTATGGCACTTTTAGCTAAAAATTACAAGAGTGATTTTTATCCAGAGTTTAACTTCTCAGTTATGCTACGCCCTGCCCCATTTGCAAGGCGAAAAAGTGGTAAATTTATACTCACGCTACTTTGCGTTGTTGCTTTAAGCTTAGCTTATCCTATATATAATTACATAGCTGGGTTTATCCTACAAAAAAGTGCAAAAACACTCGATAATGGACTAAAAGACAAAGCCTTGCGTATACAAAACAGACTAAATGAGATAGCTAGTCAAAATGCAATCTTACAAGAGCAAAACAAGGTGGTATTAGAAGCTTTAGCACAAAAGCAAAATTTTATTACTCAAATTTATAATAGAAAAAATAATTACGTGATGAAAAGTATAAATATTTATGAGATAAGTAGACTTATAAATGAGAGCGAGACTCAAATTTTAGCACTCTCAAACTATGACACAAACATCACTTTAGCAGTAATAAGCAACGATGATAAAAAGATAGCAAACCTGATACGTCTGCTCTTAAATGTGCCTAAATATAGTGTAAGAGCTGATAAAATTTACTTTAATCAAACGCAAAAAAACTATGAAAGCAACATAAGTGTGGCGATAAGATGA
- the pilO gene encoding type 4a pilus biogenesis protein PilO has translation MSEKILAKLDQFLELRSKREISLMTFTCAFLIIYVIFVLSFQSSKEFYNNGINEYENAKLELKNTQQYLRSVSSDDGDIEFEIKKQLNILKSLQDRKQEAKESDRHLAQKLDELSNLLFDDEAWSDFLPQIIVLAKQNDVKILNIDNKFKTNKTINADIALLGSFKNILGYIDSIERIKSSIQIKKLDINRTNNMLGVNMSLSTWSYK, from the coding sequence ATGAGCGAGAAAATTTTAGCAAAATTAGATCAATTTTTAGAACTAAGAAGCAAAAGAGAAATTTCACTTATGACATTTACTTGTGCTTTTTTAATCATATATGTTATTTTTGTATTGAGCTTTCAAAGCTCGAAGGAATTTTATAACAACGGCATAAATGAGTATGAAAATGCAAAGCTTGAACTTAAAAATACACAGCAATATCTTCGCTCTGTCAGCTCTGATGATGGTGATATAGAATTTGAGATAAAAAAACAACTAAATATACTAAAAAGTCTTCAAGATAGGAAGCAAGAGGCTAAAGAGTCCGATAGGCATCTTGCACAAAAATTAGACGAATTATCAAATTTATTGTTTGATGATGAGGCTTGGAGCGATTTTTTACCGCAAATAATAGTATTAGCCAAACAAAATGATGTTAAAATTTTAAATATTGATAATAAATTTAAAACAAACAAAACAATAAATGCCGATATAGCACTGCTTGGGAGCTTTAAAAATATCTTGGGCTATATAGATAGTATCGAAAGAATAAAATCATCAATACAGATAAAAAAATTAGATATAAATCGCACAAATAATATGCTTGGGGTAAATATGTCGTTGTCTACTTGGAGTTATAAATGA
- the mshL gene encoding pilus (MSHA type) biogenesis protein MshL: protein MLLSKFNKFICIFMLCITCISTVFANTCHNKSFSMKIADGVTLSDVLNELSDMCEFSIVTKDIHSQRELNAHLFGVNIKNMRLNEVFNLLLSEKNLNYEFSNNILKISSLKTKIFKIDYITSVREGTAITKASVDASPVEIGENSSSSRQTQNSQNDTQNSDNLIKTTEKFDFWRNLNIEIKAILNNTSESIIAPDPIINQNAGLISVTATPSQLKRVEHYIDELQKRLKKQVVIDVSIISVELNSGYKQGVDWSKFELGFNSYIGNNVANKPSSITWNNRSNKLSGGFSHTLNIAANLNFSLDGMINFLETNGKTKIISSPKVTTLNNQQALISVGDNINYRVLEETENTNTSSDRITTTYKQYSVFIGILLNLLPEVSDDNKIMLRINPSLSTFKYDDDSSATQNTAIREIAPDTIQKKLSTVVWVNSGDTIVLGGLIGQTKGKDNTRVPILADIPLVGHVFKSTKDSIKTTELIFVITPRVIDMTKPQDIQKQLKELDLSRSTYE from the coding sequence ATGTTGCTATCAAAATTCAATAAATTTATCTGTATTTTTATGCTCTGCATAACTTGTATCAGTACGGTATTTGCCAACACTTGTCACAACAAAAGCTTTAGCATGAAGATAGCAGATGGAGTAACTTTAAGTGATGTTTTAAATGAGCTTTCAGATATGTGTGAGTTTAGCATCGTAACAAAAGATATTCATAGCCAACGTGAGTTAAACGCACATCTATTTGGAGTAAATATTAAAAATATGCGTCTAAATGAAGTATTTAATCTACTTTTGAGTGAGAAAAATTTAAACTATGAATTTTCAAATAATATCTTAAAAATTTCATCTTTAAAGACAAAAATTTTTAAAATCGACTACATCACATCTGTGCGTGAAGGCACAGCTATAACAAAGGCTTCAGTAGATGCATCTCCTGTGGAAATCGGAGAGAATAGCTCATCTTCAAGACAAACACAAAATAGTCAAAACGATACACAAAATAGTGATAATCTCATAAAAACTACTGAAAAATTCGACTTCTGGCGAAATTTAAATATCGAAATAAAAGCGATACTAAACAATACAAGCGAAAGTATCATCGCTCCAGATCCTATCATAAATCAAAATGCCGGACTTATAAGTGTTACAGCGACACCGTCGCAGTTAAAACGTGTTGAACACTATATAGATGAACTACAAAAACGACTTAAAAAACAGGTCGTTATAGATGTTTCAATCATATCAGTTGAACTAAACAGTGGATATAAACAAGGCGTTGATTGGTCTAAATTTGAGCTTGGTTTTAACTCTTATATCGGTAATAACGTAGCAAATAAGCCATCTAGCATAACATGGAACAATCGCTCAAATAAACTAAGTGGCGGCTTCTCTCACACACTAAACATCGCCGCAAATTTAAATTTTAGCCTTGATGGTATGATAAATTTTCTTGAAACAAACGGTAAAACAAAGATTATCTCAAGTCCAAAGGTAACTACGCTAAATAACCAACAAGCTCTAATCAGTGTTGGCGATAATATAAACTACAGAGTTCTAGAAGAGACCGAAAATACCAACACTTCAAGCGATCGCATAACCACGACTTACAAACAATACTCCGTTTTTATAGGTATTTTGTTAAATTTATTACCAGAAGTTTCAGATGATAATAAGATAATGCTACGCATAAATCCGTCTTTAAGTACATTTAAATACGACGATGATAGTTCTGCTACACAAAATACAGCTATACGCGAGATCGCACCAGATACTATACAAAAAAAGCTCTCAACAGTCGTTTGGGTCAATAGCGGAGATACGATCGTGCTTGGCGGACTTATCGGTCAAACAAAGGGTAAAGATAATACAAGAGTGCCAATACTTGCAGATATTCCACTTGTTGGCCATGTATTTAAAAGCACAAAAGACAGCATAAAAACAACCGAGCTTATATTTGTCATCACACCACGTGTTATAGATATGACAAAACCACAAGATATACAAAAACAGCTAAAAGAGCTTGACTTATCAAGGTCAACATATGAGTAA
- a CDS encoding ATP-binding protein, giving the protein MSKINAYTNIKDIFINEDDIESFVNLDQSMSCYNKLISAMQKPLKLILFYGRPGSGKTFLLNKIVNDLSGNKNVIFFSYPFFKESSFITALSEKLLNNGEKFDNFEEFISFYSLNFKDKNLIKNQAIIILDEAQLYPNELIEKIRLMADTRYFKFLFTIHKTNDEDVLAKDYFTTRIWESIELKSINKSEITLYIQKKLEQKEYEKYLNFSDADYALVYDFCGGNLRNLNKLMYKFFEICEYYDEHRPSALYNQNEKILTMAALETELINA; this is encoded by the coding sequence ATGAGTAAAATTAACGCATACACCAATATAAAAGATATATTTATAAATGAAGATGATATAGAGAGCTTTGTAAATTTAGATCAATCTATGTCCTGCTATAACAAACTCATATCAGCTATGCAAAAACCGCTAAAACTTATACTATTTTACGGTAGGCCAGGCAGTGGTAAGACATTTTTACTAAATAAAATCGTAAACGATCTAAGTGGCAATAAAAATGTAATATTTTTTAGCTATCCGTTTTTCAAAGAGAGTAGCTTTATCACTGCTTTAAGCGAAAAACTACTTAACAATGGTGAAAAATTTGATAATTTTGAAGAATTTATAAGTTTTTATAGCTTAAATTTTAAAGATAAAAATCTGATTAAAAATCAAGCCATAATCATACTTGACGAGGCTCAACTATATCCAAATGAGCTTATAGAAAAGATCCGCCTTATGGCTGATACACGGTATTTTAAATTTTTATTTACTATACACAAGACAAATGATGAAGATGTTTTAGCAAAAGATTATTTCACGACGCGTATATGGGAAAGCATAGAGCTAAAAAGTATAAACAAAAGTGAAATAACGCTATATATCCAAAAAAAGCTAGAGCAAAAAGAGTATGAGAAATATCTAAATTTTAGCGATGCTGATTATGCTTTAGTGTATGATTTTTGTGGTGGGAACTTAAGAAATTTAAACAAACTTATGTATAAATTTTTTGAGATTTGCGAATATTATGACGAGCATCGCCCATCAGCTCTTTATAATCAAAATGAGAAAATTCTAACGATGGCAGCACTAGAAACGGAGCTTATAAATGCTTGA